The Puntigrus tetrazona isolate hp1 chromosome 3, ASM1883169v1, whole genome shotgun sequence genome contains a region encoding:
- the trir gene encoding telomerase RNA component interacting RNase: MEKKQHKSDKHHRHHHHHHHHHQSSSSSSGESGGSSPAHGAPKAANAFANDGSFMELFKKKMEEEEKRKREGEGEEKTKSSAAAQDKKPLSASSFVGKRRGGARLALKTGMVAKKQKLDSEVEAGKGDAWTKYMAEVKKYKAHQCGDDDKTRPLVK, encoded by the exons ATGGAGAAAAAGCAGCATAAATCTGACAAACATCACcgccatcatcatcaccatcaccaccaccaccagtcctccagcagcagcagcggggAGTCCGGCGGCAGCAGCCCGGCTCACGGGGCGCCCAAAGCGGCCAACGCCTTCGCCAACGACGGCAGCTTCATGGAGCTCTTTAAGAAgaagatggaggaggaggagaagaggaagagagagggcGAGGGCGAGGAGAAGACGAAGAGCTCTGCTGCGGCTCAGGACAAGAAGCCGCTAAGCGCGAGCAGCTTT GTGGGCAAGCGGAGGGGAGGCGCGAGACTGGCCCTCAAGACCGGGATGGTGGCCAAGAAACAGAAACTCGACTCCGAG gtgGAGGCTGGCAAAGGAGACGCCTGGACTAAATACATGGCAGAAGTGAAAAAGTATAAAGCGCATCAGTGTGGAGACGACGATAAGACCAGGCCGCTGGTCAAATAG
- the hook2 gene encoding protein Hook homolog 2 isoform X1 — protein MSLNKHQLSDSLFIWLQTFQVPSSSSKHELTSGVAIAHVLNKIDSSWFNETWLSRIKEDGSTNWRLKVSNLKKILQSMMEYYHDVLGQQVSDQHVPDVCLIGEMGDVTELGRLLQLVLGCAVSCDQKQEHIQQIMTLEESVQHVVMTAIQELLAKEPAEAGAPETYGDFDSQSRKYYFLSEETDDRDSTSQRCRELQRQVSVLMEERSSLQAELQSLRERLSHSETPDVSSTITNKKLLLLQSQMEQLQEENYRLESSRDDLRVRADVLERELTDLQLRNEDLTSLAQEAQSLKDEMDILRHSSDRVSRLEALVETYKRKLEDLGDLRRQVRLLEERNHVYMQRTCELEEEQRRANAIRSQLDTYKRQAHEMSAKHSAEAMKAEKWQFEYKNLSDKYETLLKEREKLICERDSFRETTEELRCAQVQQQCLTDSLSADSGAVGSLAAEIMPTELRDTVVRLQQENKTLCVQEESYRHRLEELQTQLEDSQRSQNTLETQNRLSQQQISELSAQVEELQRALQDQDSKTEDVISSLLKKKLEEHLEKLHEAHSDLQRKREVIDDLEPHVDSNMAKKVDELQEILKKKDEDMRRMEERYKRYVEKARTVIKTLDPKQKSSPVPAEVQALKNQLTEKDRKIQHLEHDFEKTRSRHDQEEKLIISAWYNMGMALHQKVAGERSGSAPAQSFLSQQRQWTQARRGLSRPQPR, from the exons ATGAGCCTCAATAAACACCAACTGAGCGACTCTTTATTCATCTGG CTGCAGACGTTCCAGGTGCCGTCGTCCTCCAGCAAACACGAGCTGACCAGCGGCGTGGCCATCGCTCATGTGCTCAACAAAAT AGACTCGTCCTGGTTTAATGAGACGTGGCTCAGCAGGATAAAAGAGGATGGCAGCACAAACTGGAGGCTgaag GTCAGCAACCTCAAGAAGATCCTGCAGAGCATGATGGAGTATTATCATGAT gtgctGGGTCAGCAGGTGTCCGACCAGCACGTTCCTGACGTGTGTCTGATCGGGGAGATGGGGGACGTGACTGAACTGGGTCGTCTGCTTCAGCTGGTTCTGGGCTGCGCCGTCAGCTGCGATCAGAAACAAG aGCACATCCAGCAGATCATGACTCTGGAGGAATCAGTGCAGCACGTCGTGATGACGGCCATACAGGAG cTGCTGGCCAAAGAGCCCGCGGAGGCCGGAGCTCCAGAGACGTACGGGGACTTCGACAGTCAG TCCAGGAAGTACTATTTTCTGAGTGAAGAGACGGACGACAGGGACTCGACGAGCCAGCGCTGCCGGGAGCTCCAGCGGCAG gtgtctGTCCTGATGGAGGAGAGGTCCTCGCTGCAGGCGGAGCTCCAGTCTCTGCGCGAGCGGCTCAGTCACAGCGAGACGCCCGACGTCTCCTCCACCATCACCAACAagaagctgctgctgctgcagagtCAGATGGAGCAGCTGCAGGAGGAGAACTACAG gctgGAGAGCAGTCGGGACGACCTGCGAGTGCGAGCTGATGTTCTGGAGCGAGAGCTGACGGATCTGCAGCTGAGGAACGAGGATCTCACCAGCCTCGCTCAGGAGGCCCAGTCCCTCAAAGACGAGATGGACATCCTCAG GCACTCGTCTGACCGCGTCAGTCGCCTGGAGGCTCTGGTGGAGACCTACAAGCGCAAGCTGGAGGACCTGGGCGACCTGCGCAGACAGGTGCGTCTGCTGGAGGAGAGGAACCACGTCTACATGCAGCGCACCTGTgagctggaggaggagcagcGGCGGGCCAACGCCATCCGCTCGCAGCTCGACACCTACAAGAGACAG GCTCACGAGATGAGCGCCAAACACTCGGCCGAGGCCATGAAAGCTGAGAAATGGCAGTTTGAGTACAAGAACCTCAGCGACAAATACGAGACGCTTCTGAAGGAGAGAGAG AAGCTGATATGCGAGCGAGACTCATTCAGAGAGACGACCGAAGAGCTGAGGTGTGCTCAGGTCCAGCAGCAGTGTTTAACAG ATTCTCTGAGCGCTGATTCAGGAGCCGTGGGCAGCCTGGCGGCAGAGATCATGCCCACAGAGCTCAG ggacACAGTTGTGCGTCTGCAGCAGGAGAATAAGACGCTGTGTGTTCAGGAGGAGTCGTACAGACACAGACTGGAGGAGCTTCAGACGCAGCTGGAGGATTCACAGCGCAGCCAGAACACACTCGAGACGCAGAAccg gcTGAGTCAGCAGCAGATCTCAGAGCTGAGTGCTCAGGtggaggagctgcagagagCTTTACAGGACCAGGATAGCAAGACCGAGGAT GTCATT TCGTCTCTGTTGAAGAAGAAGCTGGAGGAGCATCT agAGAAGCTCCACGAGGCTCATTCTGACCTGCAGAGGAAACGAGAGGTGATTGATGATCTGGAGCCCCATGTGGACAGCAACA TGGCGAAGAAGGTCGACGAGCTGCAGGAGATCCTGAAGAAGAAGGATGAAGACATGAGGAGGATGGAGGAGAGATACAAGAGATATGTGGAGAAAGCTCGCACC gtcatAAAGACTCTAGACCCCAAGCAGAAGTCCAGCCCGGTTCCTGCTGAAGTTCAGGCGCTGAAGAACCAGCTGACAGAGAAGGACCGGAAGATCCAGCACCTGGAG catGATTTCGAGAAGACGCGCTCCAGACATGATCAGGAGGAGAAGCTCATCATCTCAGCCTGGTACAACATG ggcATGGCTCTTCATCAGAAGGTGGCTGGAGAGCGCTCCGGCTCCGCTCCGGCTCAGTCCTTCCTCTCCCAGCAGAGACAGTGGACTCAAGCCCGGCGAGGCCTGTCCCGTCCGCAGCCCAGATAA
- the hook2 gene encoding protein Hook homolog 2 isoform X2 — translation MSLNKHQLSDSLFIWLQTFQVPSSSSKHELTSGVAIAHVLNKIDSSWFNETWLSRIKEDGSTNWRLKVSNLKKILQSMMEYYHDVLGQQVSDQHVPDVCLIGEMGDVTELGRLLQLVLGCAVSCDQKQEHIQQIMTLEESVQHVVMTAIQELLAKEPAEAGAPETYGDFDSQSRKYYFLSEETDDRDSTSQRCRELQRQVSVLMEERSSLQAELQSLRERLSHSETPDVSSTITNKKLLLLQSQMEQLQEENYRLESSRDDLRVRADVLERELTDLQLRNEDLTSLAQEAQSLKDEMDILRHSSDRVSRLEALVETYKRKLEDLGDLRRQVRLLEERNHVYMQRTCELEEEQRRANAIRSQLDTYKRQAHEMSAKHSAEAMKAEKWQFEYKNLSDKYETLLKEREKLICERDSFRETTEELRCAQVQQQCLTDSLSADSGAVGSLAAEIMPTELRDTVVRLQQENKTLCVQEESYRHRLEELQTQLEDSQRSQNTLETQNRLSQQQISELSAQVEELQRALQDQDSKTEDSSLLKKKLEEHLEKLHEAHSDLQRKREVIDDLEPHVDSNMAKKVDELQEILKKKDEDMRRMEERYKRYVEKARTVIKTLDPKQKSSPVPAEVQALKNQLTEKDRKIQHLEHDFEKTRSRHDQEEKLIISAWYNMGMALHQKVAGERSGSAPAQSFLSQQRQWTQARRGLSRPQPR, via the exons ATGAGCCTCAATAAACACCAACTGAGCGACTCTTTATTCATCTGG CTGCAGACGTTCCAGGTGCCGTCGTCCTCCAGCAAACACGAGCTGACCAGCGGCGTGGCCATCGCTCATGTGCTCAACAAAAT AGACTCGTCCTGGTTTAATGAGACGTGGCTCAGCAGGATAAAAGAGGATGGCAGCACAAACTGGAGGCTgaag GTCAGCAACCTCAAGAAGATCCTGCAGAGCATGATGGAGTATTATCATGAT gtgctGGGTCAGCAGGTGTCCGACCAGCACGTTCCTGACGTGTGTCTGATCGGGGAGATGGGGGACGTGACTGAACTGGGTCGTCTGCTTCAGCTGGTTCTGGGCTGCGCCGTCAGCTGCGATCAGAAACAAG aGCACATCCAGCAGATCATGACTCTGGAGGAATCAGTGCAGCACGTCGTGATGACGGCCATACAGGAG cTGCTGGCCAAAGAGCCCGCGGAGGCCGGAGCTCCAGAGACGTACGGGGACTTCGACAGTCAG TCCAGGAAGTACTATTTTCTGAGTGAAGAGACGGACGACAGGGACTCGACGAGCCAGCGCTGCCGGGAGCTCCAGCGGCAG gtgtctGTCCTGATGGAGGAGAGGTCCTCGCTGCAGGCGGAGCTCCAGTCTCTGCGCGAGCGGCTCAGTCACAGCGAGACGCCCGACGTCTCCTCCACCATCACCAACAagaagctgctgctgctgcagagtCAGATGGAGCAGCTGCAGGAGGAGAACTACAG gctgGAGAGCAGTCGGGACGACCTGCGAGTGCGAGCTGATGTTCTGGAGCGAGAGCTGACGGATCTGCAGCTGAGGAACGAGGATCTCACCAGCCTCGCTCAGGAGGCCCAGTCCCTCAAAGACGAGATGGACATCCTCAG GCACTCGTCTGACCGCGTCAGTCGCCTGGAGGCTCTGGTGGAGACCTACAAGCGCAAGCTGGAGGACCTGGGCGACCTGCGCAGACAGGTGCGTCTGCTGGAGGAGAGGAACCACGTCTACATGCAGCGCACCTGTgagctggaggaggagcagcGGCGGGCCAACGCCATCCGCTCGCAGCTCGACACCTACAAGAGACAG GCTCACGAGATGAGCGCCAAACACTCGGCCGAGGCCATGAAAGCTGAGAAATGGCAGTTTGAGTACAAGAACCTCAGCGACAAATACGAGACGCTTCTGAAGGAGAGAGAG AAGCTGATATGCGAGCGAGACTCATTCAGAGAGACGACCGAAGAGCTGAGGTGTGCTCAGGTCCAGCAGCAGTGTTTAACAG ATTCTCTGAGCGCTGATTCAGGAGCCGTGGGCAGCCTGGCGGCAGAGATCATGCCCACAGAGCTCAG ggacACAGTTGTGCGTCTGCAGCAGGAGAATAAGACGCTGTGTGTTCAGGAGGAGTCGTACAGACACAGACTGGAGGAGCTTCAGACGCAGCTGGAGGATTCACAGCGCAGCCAGAACACACTCGAGACGCAGAAccg gcTGAGTCAGCAGCAGATCTCAGAGCTGAGTGCTCAGGtggaggagctgcagagagCTTTACAGGACCAGGATAGCAAGACCGAGGAT TCGTCTCTGTTGAAGAAGAAGCTGGAGGAGCATCT agAGAAGCTCCACGAGGCTCATTCTGACCTGCAGAGGAAACGAGAGGTGATTGATGATCTGGAGCCCCATGTGGACAGCAACA TGGCGAAGAAGGTCGACGAGCTGCAGGAGATCCTGAAGAAGAAGGATGAAGACATGAGGAGGATGGAGGAGAGATACAAGAGATATGTGGAGAAAGCTCGCACC gtcatAAAGACTCTAGACCCCAAGCAGAAGTCCAGCCCGGTTCCTGCTGAAGTTCAGGCGCTGAAGAACCAGCTGACAGAGAAGGACCGGAAGATCCAGCACCTGGAG catGATTTCGAGAAGACGCGCTCCAGACATGATCAGGAGGAGAAGCTCATCATCTCAGCCTGGTACAACATG ggcATGGCTCTTCATCAGAAGGTGGCTGGAGAGCGCTCCGGCTCCGCTCCGGCTCAGTCCTTCCTCTCCCAGCAGAGACAGTGGACTCAAGCCCGGCGAGGCCTGTCCCGTCCGCAGCCCAGATAA